One Micromonospora sp. FIMYZ51 genomic window carries:
- a CDS encoding site-specific integrase: protein MAAPQQPPIGVRLAADVEHRPGRDRPYRARVRWTDPTSKRRLSKSTTVATPEEAQAWLDGMVSAAQGGVDPVAATKRLAEYGESVMTLALRGLERKTLDPYLAGWRKRVVPTLGHIPVRMITNGAVDRAVHSWIADEYSRSTVKNSLAVLVRVMEQAVRDGIIQRNPAQVTGWQREYQRAEDELDDPRSLALPNWETLTALADALVNRSANHFTGWADVVIFAACTAARIGEVSGVRAEDIDRETWMWTVRRQTTPGPGGLIDKGTKGKRARTVPLIEEVRPIVAHRLDAASKPDSRLFTGPRGGRISTAVLRDATHWDEVVTTLGYEHLRRHDLRHTGLTWMADAGVPVHVLRKIAGHGSLTTTQRYLHPDRQSITDAGTALSAHLKARRSPGGPQLRAV, encoded by the coding sequence ATGGCCGCGCCGCAGCAACCACCGATCGGCGTGCGCCTGGCCGCCGATGTTGAGCACCGGCCCGGCCGCGACCGGCCCTACCGGGCGCGGGTGCGGTGGACCGACCCGACCAGCAAGCGCCGGCTGTCTAAATCAACAACGGTCGCCACGCCGGAAGAGGCGCAAGCCTGGCTCGACGGCATGGTCAGCGCCGCACAGGGCGGCGTCGACCCGGTCGCCGCTACCAAACGACTCGCCGAGTACGGCGAGAGCGTGATGACGCTGGCCCTACGCGGCTTGGAACGCAAAACGCTTGATCCGTACCTGGCGGGGTGGCGCAAGCGGGTGGTGCCGACGCTCGGTCACATCCCCGTTCGGATGATCACCAATGGCGCGGTAGACCGGGCCGTCCACTCCTGGATCGCCGATGAGTACAGCCGATCCACCGTGAAGAACAGCCTCGCCGTGCTGGTCCGCGTGATGGAACAGGCCGTACGCGACGGCATCATCCAACGGAATCCCGCACAGGTCACCGGGTGGCAGCGCGAATACCAGCGGGCCGAAGACGAGTTGGACGATCCTCGCTCACTCGCACTGCCCAACTGGGAAACGCTGACCGCTCTCGCCGATGCGCTGGTCAACCGGTCCGCGAATCACTTCACGGGATGGGCCGACGTGGTGATTTTCGCCGCCTGTACCGCCGCGCGAATCGGCGAGGTTTCCGGCGTCCGCGCCGAGGACATCGACCGAGAAACGTGGATGTGGACGGTACGCCGCCAAACCACGCCCGGTCCCGGTGGTCTGATCGACAAGGGCACCAAGGGAAAGCGCGCACGCACGGTGCCGCTGATCGAAGAGGTACGGCCGATCGTGGCTCACCGCCTGGACGCCGCGTCCAAGCCCGATTCCCGGCTGTTCACCGGGCCACGCGGTGGCCGGATCAGTACCGCCGTGCTGCGCGACGCGACGCATTGGGATGAGGTGGTCACCACGCTCGGATACGAGCACCTACGCCGACACGACCTGCGGCACACCGGCCTCACGTGGATGGCAGACGCAGGCGTGCCGGTGCACGTCCTACGGAAGATCGCCGGACACGGGTCGCTCACCACAACCCAGCGGTACCTACACCCTGACCGGCAATCGATCACCGACGCAGGAACGGCGCTCAGCGCCCACTTGAAGGCTCGCCGGTCCCCAGGTGGTCCCCAGCTACGCGCCGTCTAG
- the der gene encoding ribosome biogenesis GTPase Der — MSNDDGWVELHEPDLDTEEPTGPQPVVAVVGRPNVGKSTLVNRIIGRRQAVVEDVPGVTRDRIPYDAQWAGRAFTVVDTGGWEPDAKDRAAAIAAQAEAAVSTADVVIFVVDATVGATDVDEAAVKMLRRSAKPVILVANKADNTSVELEATALWSLGLGEPYPVSALHGRGSGDLLDVILAALPEAPKVAEYRPRGPRRVALVGRPNVGKSSLLNRFSGEERAVVDAVAGTTVDPVDSLVSIGGETWHLVDTAGLRKRVGKASGTEYYASLRTASAIEAAEVAVVLLDASEPISEQDQRILSMVTEAGRALVIVFNKWDLVDADRRYYLDKEIDRELRRIPWAIRLNLSAKTGRAVDKLAAALHRALDSWETRVPTAQLNAWLTALVQATPHPVRGGRAPRILFATQAGVAPPRFVLFTTGPLDAGYQRFVERKLREEFGFEGTPIEISVRPRKKLGPGGRGKAHG; from the coding sequence GTGAGCAACGACGACGGTTGGGTGGAGCTGCACGAACCGGACCTCGACACCGAGGAGCCGACCGGCCCGCAGCCGGTGGTGGCCGTGGTGGGTCGGCCGAACGTCGGCAAATCCACCCTGGTCAACCGGATCATCGGTCGCCGTCAGGCGGTCGTGGAGGACGTACCCGGGGTGACCCGGGACCGGATCCCGTACGACGCCCAGTGGGCGGGCCGGGCGTTCACCGTGGTGGACACCGGCGGTTGGGAGCCGGACGCGAAGGACCGGGCGGCGGCGATCGCGGCGCAGGCCGAAGCGGCCGTGAGCACCGCCGACGTGGTGATCTTCGTGGTCGACGCCACGGTCGGGGCCACCGACGTCGACGAGGCCGCGGTGAAGATGCTGCGCCGCAGCGCCAAGCCGGTGATCCTGGTGGCCAACAAGGCCGACAACACAAGCGTCGAACTGGAGGCCACCGCGCTGTGGTCGCTCGGCCTCGGCGAGCCGTACCCGGTCTCGGCGCTGCACGGCCGGGGCTCCGGTGACCTGCTCGACGTGATCCTGGCCGCACTGCCCGAGGCGCCGAAGGTGGCGGAGTACCGCCCGCGCGGCCCGCGCCGGGTGGCCCTGGTGGGCCGGCCGAACGTCGGCAAGTCCAGCCTGCTGAACCGTTTCTCGGGCGAGGAACGGGCGGTGGTCGACGCGGTCGCCGGCACCACCGTCGACCCGGTGGACAGCCTGGTCTCCATCGGCGGCGAAACCTGGCACCTGGTGGACACCGCCGGCCTGCGTAAGCGGGTGGGCAAGGCCAGCGGCACCGAGTACTACGCCAGCCTGCGTACCGCCTCGGCGATCGAGGCGGCCGAGGTGGCGGTGGTGCTGCTCGACGCCAGCGAGCCGATCAGCGAGCAGGACCAGCGGATCCTGTCCATGGTCACCGAGGCGGGCCGGGCGTTGGTGATCGTCTTCAACAAGTGGGACCTGGTCGACGCGGATCGCCGGTACTACCTGGACAAGGAGATCGATCGGGAACTGCGCCGCATCCCGTGGGCGATCCGGCTCAACCTGTCGGCGAAGACCGGTCGGGCGGTGGACAAGCTCGCCGCCGCTCTGCACCGGGCGCTGGACAGTTGGGAGACCCGGGTCCCCACCGCGCAGCTGAACGCCTGGCTCACCGCCCTGGTCCAGGCCACCCCGCACCCGGTACGCGGGGGACGGGCGCCCCGGATCCTGTTCGCCACCCAGGCGGGCGTGGCGCCGCCGCGCTTCGTGCTCTTCACCACCGGCCCGCTGGACGCCGGCTACCAGCGGTTCGTCGAGCGCAAGCTGCGCGAGGAGTTCGGCTTCGAGGGCACCCCGATCGAGATTTCGGTACGCCCGCGCAAGAAGCTCGGCCCCGGCGGCCGAGGCAAGGCGCACGGCTGA
- a CDS encoding pseudouridine synthase, producing the protein MPRDNRTPSPDAPAYTGPERLQKVLAAAGVGSRRACEDLIFRRRVTVDGRVAQLGDKVDPATAVIHVDGERLVADTRLVYLAMNKPRGVVSTMADEKGRTALADFIGNRVEQRVYHVGRLDADSEGLLLLTNDGTLAHRLMHPSYGVPKTYLCEVAGPIPRNLGKRLAAGVELEDGPVTVDAFRVVDTLGRTAQVELTLHEGRKHIVRRLLGEVGHPVSRLVRTAIGPIRLGDLRAGRTRRLTNAEVAALFKAVGD; encoded by the coding sequence ATGCCACGCGATAACCGCACCCCCTCCCCGGACGCCCCCGCCTACACCGGCCCCGAACGCCTACAGAAGGTGCTCGCCGCCGCCGGTGTTGGCTCCCGGCGGGCCTGCGAGGATCTGATCTTCCGTCGGCGGGTGACGGTCGACGGGCGGGTCGCGCAGCTCGGCGACAAGGTCGACCCGGCCACCGCGGTCATCCACGTCGACGGCGAGCGGCTGGTCGCCGACACCCGGCTGGTGTACCTGGCGATGAACAAGCCGCGTGGCGTGGTCTCCACGATGGCCGACGAGAAGGGCCGCACCGCGCTGGCCGACTTCATCGGCAACCGGGTCGAGCAGCGGGTCTACCACGTCGGGCGGCTCGATGCGGACAGCGAGGGCCTGCTGCTGCTCACCAACGACGGCACCCTGGCGCACCGGCTGATGCACCCGTCGTACGGGGTGCCGAAAACATACCTGTGCGAGGTGGCCGGGCCGATCCCGCGTAACCTCGGCAAGCGGCTGGCCGCCGGGGTGGAACTGGAGGACGGCCCGGTGACCGTCGACGCGTTCCGGGTGGTGGACACGCTTGGGCGTACCGCCCAGGTGGAGCTGACCCTGCACGAAGGGCGCAAACACATCGTACGGCGGCTGCTGGGCGAGGTCGGTCACCCGGTGAGTCGGCTGGTGCGTACCGCCATCGGGCCGATCCGGCTCGGCGACCTGCGCGCCGGGCGCACCCGGCGGCTGACCAACGCGGAGGTCGCCGCCCTGTTCAAGGCCGTGGGTGACTGA
- the cmk gene encoding (d)CMP kinase: MEENVPAGRCVVAVDGPSGSGKSTVSRRLAASLGARYLDTGAMYRAVTWAVLRSGVDLTDAVAVAKVAGEVDLRIGTDPAGYGVTADGVNVEAEIRGPEVTAAVSAVAAVPAVRALLVARQQEMIANAGRIVVEGRDIGSVVAPDADLKVYLTASAAARAARRSAEDASDVAATAADLARRDRLDSTRKADPLAQAADAVVLDTTELGIDEVVARLRELLTDRGVA, encoded by the coding sequence GTGGAGGAAAACGTACCGGCTGGGCGCTGCGTGGTCGCTGTGGACGGGCCGTCCGGTTCGGGTAAGTCCACCGTCTCCCGACGGCTCGCCGCGAGCCTGGGCGCCCGGTACCTGGACACCGGCGCGATGTACCGGGCGGTCACCTGGGCGGTGCTGCGCTCCGGCGTCGACCTGACCGACGCGGTGGCGGTGGCCAAGGTCGCCGGCGAGGTCGACCTGCGCATCGGCACCGACCCGGCCGGCTACGGCGTGACCGCCGACGGGGTGAACGTCGAGGCCGAGATCCGCGGGCCCGAGGTGACCGCCGCGGTCTCCGCCGTGGCCGCCGTGCCGGCGGTACGCGCACTGCTTGTCGCCCGCCAGCAGGAGATGATCGCGAACGCCGGCCGGATCGTGGTCGAGGGCCGCGACATCGGTTCCGTGGTGGCACCGGACGCCGACCTGAAGGTCTACCTCACCGCCTCGGCGGCGGCGCGCGCCGCACGCCGCAGCGCCGAGGACGCCTCCGACGTGGCGGCCACCGCCGCCGACCTGGCCCGGCGCGACCGGCTGGACTCGACCCGCAAGGCCGACCCGCTGGCCCAGGCGGCCGACGCCGTGGTGCTGGACACCACCGAGCTGGGCATCGACGAGGTCGTGGCCCGGCTGCGTGAGCTGCTCACCGATCGAGGAGTGGCGTGA
- a CDS encoding ScpA family protein: MSAPPLDPTAAAEPASPAVDPEVDPVASGAATASGDESADGGKFTVRLANFTGPFDLLLQLIGKHKLDVTEVALHQVTDEFIAYIRAMGDDWDLDEASEFLLIAATLLDLKAARLLPAAEVENEEDLALLEARDLLFARLLQYKAYKEAAAHIAALEEVGGRRYPRAVTLEPRYAEALPDLVLGIGPQRLLKLAVKAMTPKPVPEVSIAHVHMVRVSVREHAGIIAERLRRAGTATFSLLCADCEATLEVVARFLALLELYRQGVVAFVQEQALEELTVRWTGPAEGGPALTVDEYAGTPAESGEATGSGEPAESGEATESGEATGTGTGGTAMTEERTG; this comes from the coding sequence GTGAGTGCGCCGCCCCTCGACCCGACCGCCGCGGCGGAACCCGCGTCCCCGGCGGTTGACCCCGAGGTCGACCCGGTCGCGTCCGGCGCCGCCACCGCGTCCGGCGATGAGTCGGCCGACGGTGGCAAGTTCACCGTCCGGCTGGCCAACTTCACCGGCCCCTTCGACCTGCTGCTGCAACTGATCGGCAAACACAAGCTCGACGTCACCGAGGTCGCCCTGCACCAGGTGACCGACGAGTTCATCGCCTACATCCGCGCGATGGGCGACGACTGGGACCTGGACGAGGCCAGCGAATTCCTGCTCATCGCCGCCACCCTGCTCGACCTGAAGGCGGCCCGGCTGCTGCCTGCCGCCGAGGTCGAGAACGAGGAGGACCTCGCCCTGCTGGAGGCGCGGGACCTGCTGTTCGCCCGACTGTTGCAGTACAAGGCGTACAAGGAGGCGGCGGCGCACATCGCCGCGCTGGAGGAGGTCGGCGGACGCCGCTACCCGCGCGCGGTGACCCTGGAGCCCCGCTACGCCGAGGCGCTGCCGGACCTGGTGCTCGGTATCGGCCCGCAGCGACTGCTCAAGCTGGCGGTGAAGGCGATGACGCCGAAGCCGGTGCCCGAGGTCTCCATCGCCCACGTGCACATGGTCCGGGTCAGCGTCCGGGAACACGCCGGGATCATCGCCGAGCGGCTGCGCCGGGCCGGCACCGCCACCTTCTCGCTGCTCTGCGCCGACTGCGAGGCCACCCTCGAGGTGGTCGCCCGCTTCCTCGCCCTGCTTGAGCTGTACCGGCAGGGTGTGGTGGCCTTCGTCCAGGAACAGGCGCTGGAGGAGCTGACCGTACGCTGGACCGGTCCCGCCGAGGGCGGCCCGGCCCTGACCGTCGACGAGTACGCCGGCACCCCCGCCGAGTCGGGCGAGGCCACCGGTTCCGGTGAGCCCGCCGAGTCGGGCGAGGCCACCGAGTCGGGCGAGGCCACCGGAACCGGTACGGGTGGTACGGCAATGACCGAGGAGCGAACCGGATGA
- the scpB gene encoding SMC-Scp complex subunit ScpB has product MSKEDRPESLADQAAAWIPPWQRPAPPAEADDVHPGAKVPVQGRAETDISDAAGPQAAEADAEPVEPVPGQAAEPVEAAPAQAAEVVEVVPVEPVPGQAAELVEAAPAQDVEPIAAVRAGAADGPARKSRAGRPRPVPEPTPVLDDAELRGALEAILLVVDEPVSELTLAQVLDQPAERVGPMLDEIAAGYVAAGHGFELRRAAGGWRLYTRPEYASYVERFVLDGQSVRLTQAALETLAVVAYKQPVTRSRISAIRGVNCDGVIRTLVSRGLIEECGTETDSGAYLYRTSIMFLEKLGLNSLDDLPPLAPFLPDDVEELADATR; this is encoded by the coding sequence ATGAGCAAAGAGGACCGCCCGGAGTCCCTGGCCGACCAGGCCGCCGCCTGGATCCCCCCGTGGCAGCGCCCCGCCCCACCCGCCGAAGCCGACGACGTACATCCCGGTGCGAAGGTGCCGGTTCAGGGGCGCGCTGAGACCGACATCTCCGACGCAGCCGGCCCCCAGGCAGCCGAGGCGGACGCCGAGCCGGTCGAGCCGGTGCCTGGGCAGGCGGCCGAGCCGGTCGAGGCGGCCCCTGCGCAGGCGGCAGAGGTGGTCGAGGTGGTGCCGGTCGAGCCGGTGCCTGGGCAGGCGGCCGAGCTGGTCGAGGCGGCCCCTGCGCAGGACGTCGAGCCGATCGCGGCGGTGCGGGCGGGTGCCGCCGACGGGCCGGCTCGCAAGTCGCGGGCGGGGCGGCCTCGGCCGGTGCCGGAGCCGACGCCGGTGCTCGACGACGCGGAGCTGCGGGGCGCGCTGGAGGCGATCCTGCTGGTGGTGGACGAGCCGGTCAGCGAGCTGACCCTGGCGCAGGTGCTCGACCAGCCCGCCGAGCGGGTCGGCCCGATGCTGGACGAGATCGCCGCCGGCTACGTCGCCGCCGGGCACGGGTTCGAGCTGCGTCGCGCGGCTGGCGGCTGGCGGCTCTACACCCGGCCGGAATACGCCAGCTACGTCGAACGGTTCGTGCTTGACGGGCAGTCGGTGCGGCTCACCCAGGCCGCGTTGGAAACCCTGGCGGTGGTGGCGTACAAGCAGCCGGTGACCCGGTCGCGGATCTCCGCCATCCGGGGTGTCAACTGCGACGGGGTTATCCGTACCCTGGTCTCCCGGGGCCTGATCGAGGAGTGCGGGACCGAGACCGACAGCGGTGCGTACCTGTACCGGACGAGCATCATGTTCCTGGAGAAGCTCGGCCTGAACAGCCTCGACGACCTGCCACCACTGGCCCCGTTCCTGCCCGACGACGTAGAAGAGCTCGCCGATGCCACGCGATAA
- a CDS encoding helix-turn-helix domain-containing protein has translation MSTEELAGLLDVDPSTIRRWRTLQPLQGPPFIQISDRVVKYATADVERWLSARRVYPQAA, from the coding sequence ATGTCCACCGAGGAGCTAGCCGGACTGCTCGACGTCGACCCGTCGACCATCCGGCGGTGGCGCACTCTCCAACCGTTGCAGGGTCCGCCGTTCATCCAGATCTCTGACCGGGTGGTGAAGTACGCGACGGCCGATGTAGAGCGGTGGCTGTCCGCCCGCCGCGTCTACCCGCAGGCGGCCTGA